From Peromyscus eremicus unplaced genomic scaffold, PerEre_H2_v1 PerEre#2#unplaced_57, whole genome shotgun sequence, a single genomic window includes:
- the LOC131901213 gene encoding disks large homolog 5-like isoform X1, whose product MLARLSRLLGRRKGEHNETRERQKEAGLHSQCHTSRNKWFRGKHRTAGKASTPTSLTEQEQQMNKVDKLTLQLQMMTNERNELSIILANFTNNDLNNRLNFELEMLNMEHKKVMLDLEKFPKEISEALNKCKELTEETLSCSILHSQLLSEWTHLKEKVSILREENRKLRGEQISLQESCEELRRLCGEAHEKIYDLWAKEKQKQERLDERLQYLLKQRDLVTKHKVLAEKLQHYFTVSQMSTT is encoded by the exons ATGTTGGCAAGACTGAGCAGGCTCCTTGGGAGACGGAAGGGAGAACATAATGAGactagagagaggcagaaggaagctggccttCATTCTCAGTGCCACACATCAAGGAATAAATGGTTCCGGGGAAAGCACA GGACTGCTGGAAAGGCATCAACTCCAACCTCCCTCACTGAGCAAGAACAGCAGATGAACAAGGTGGATAAACTGACCCTTCAGCTACAGATGATGACCAATGAAAGGAATGAACTCTCTATAATCCTGGCCAATTTCACCAACAATGATTTGaacaacag gctgAATTTTGAGCTGGAGATGCTGAATATGGAGCATAAAAAAGTGATGTTGGACCTGGAGAAATTCCCTAAAGAGATTAGTGAGGCCTTGAACAAGTGCAAGGAGTTGACCGAGGAAACTCTCTCCTGCAG CATCCTTCACAGCCAGCTCCTGAGTGAGTGGACTCATCTGAAGGAAAAAGTGAGCATCTTGAGAGAGGAGAACCGAAAGCTGAGGGGGGAGCAGATTTCACTACAAGAGTCCTGTGAGGAGCTGAGGAGGCTCTGTGGGGAGGCCCATGAGAAGATCTATGACCTCTGGGCCAAGGAAAAGCAG aaacaggaaagattGGACGAGAGACTGCAATACCTGCTGAAGCAGAGAGATCTGGTCACCAAGCACAAGGTCTTGGCAGAAAAGCTGCAGCATTACTTCACTGTCTCCCAGATGAG CACCACTTAA
- the LOC131901211 gene encoding nitric oxide synthase-interacting protein-like, producing the protein MTRHGKNCTAGAVYTYHEKKRDAAASGYGTQNIRLSRDAVKDFDCCCLSLQPCHDPVVTPDGYLYEREAILEYILHQKKEIARQMKADEKQRAARREEQKQLQQAAAQDQVRGFLEKEAAIVSRPLNPFMPKAATLPNTDGEQPGPRVGPPGKDKNKALPSFWIPSLTPEAKATKLEKPSRTVTCPMSGKPLRMSDLMPVHFTQLDDSGDRVGLITHSERYVCAVTRDSLSNATPCAVLWPSGAVVTLECVEKLIQKDMVDPVNGDPLTERDIIVLQRGGTRFAGSGVKLQAELSRPVMQA; encoded by the coding sequence ATGACACGGCATGGTAAGAACTGTACTGCAGGGGCTGTCTACACCTACCATGAGAAGAAGAGGGACGCAGCGGCCTCAGGCTATGGGACCCAGAACATCCGACTGAGCCGGGACGCCGTGAAGGACTTTGACTGCTGCTGTCTCTCACTGCAGCCCTGCCATGATCCTGTGGTCACCCCAGATGGCTACCTGTACGAACGGGAGGCGATCCTGGAGTACATCCTACACCAGAAGAAAGAGATTGCCCGGCAGATGAAGGCCGATGAGAAGCAGCGAGCAGCCCGGAGGGAAGAGCAGAAACAGCTTCAGCAAGCTGCAGCCCAGGACCAAGTTCGAGGCTTCCTGGAGAAGGAGGCAGCCATCGTGAGCCGGCCCCTCAACCCCTTCATGCCCAAAGCTGCCACCTTACCCAACACAGATGGTGAGCAGCCAGGGCCCAGGGTGGGTCCCCCAGGCAAGGACAAGAACAAAGCGCTGCCCAGCTTCTGGATTCCCTCACTGACACCTGAGGCAAAGGCCACCAAGCTGGAAAAACCATCTCGCACTGTGACCTGCCCGATGTCTGGGAAGCCTCTACGCATGTCGGACCTGATGCCAGTGCACTTCACGCAGCTGGACGACTCTGGAGACCGCGTGGGACTCATCACACACAGTGAGCGCTACGTGTGTGCTGTGACCCGAGACAGCCTGAGCAATGCCACACCATGTGCAGTGCTGTGGCCCTCTGGGGCTGTGGTCACCCTGGAGTGTGTAGAGAAACTGATCCAGAAGGACATGGTGGACCCGGTGAACGGGGATCCGCTGACAGAACGTGATATCATCGTGCTGCAGCGCGGCGGTACCCGCTTCGCAGGCTCAGGAGTGAAGCTACAGGCAGAGCTGTCTCGGCCAGTGATGCAAGCCTGA
- the LOC131901213 gene encoding disks large homolog 5-like isoform X2 — MNKVDKLTLQLQMMTNERNELSIILANFTNNDLNNRLNFELEMLNMEHKKVMLDLEKFPKEISEALNKCKELTEETLSCSILHSQLLSEWTHLKEKVSILREENRKLRGEQISLQESCEELRRLCGEAHEKIYDLWAKEKQKQERLDERLQYLLKQRDLVTKHKVLAEKLQHYFTVSQMSTT, encoded by the exons ATGAACAAGGTGGATAAACTGACCCTTCAGCTACAGATGATGACCAATGAAAGGAATGAACTCTCTATAATCCTGGCCAATTTCACCAACAATGATTTGaacaacag gctgAATTTTGAGCTGGAGATGCTGAATATGGAGCATAAAAAAGTGATGTTGGACCTGGAGAAATTCCCTAAAGAGATTAGTGAGGCCTTGAACAAGTGCAAGGAGTTGACCGAGGAAACTCTCTCCTGCAG CATCCTTCACAGCCAGCTCCTGAGTGAGTGGACTCATCTGAAGGAAAAAGTGAGCATCTTGAGAGAGGAGAACCGAAAGCTGAGGGGGGAGCAGATTTCACTACAAGAGTCCTGTGAGGAGCTGAGGAGGCTCTGTGGGGAGGCCCATGAGAAGATCTATGACCTCTGGGCCAAGGAAAAGCAG aaacaggaaagattGGACGAGAGACTGCAATACCTGCTGAAGCAGAGAGATCTGGTCACCAAGCACAAGGTCTTGGCAGAAAAGCTGCAGCATTACTTCACTGTCTCCCAGATGAG CACCACTTAA